The Candidatus Tectomicrobia bacterium DNA window CTCGCCCCCTCGCGCAAGCTCAAGGCGCTGATCGAGGCGGGTGAGATCGGGAAGGTCTCCATGTGCGAGAGCAACTTCTGCACCGAGCGCGGCCTCGAGCTCAACCCGGCCATGTGGCGCGCGAGCGGGGAGCTGAACCCGACGGGCGTGGTCATCCAGCTCTCCATCCACCACATCGACACCCTGCGCTACCTGAACGGGCCCGTCCGGACCGTCATCGGCCGCCTCAAGCGCATGCACGCCACCGCCGACGTGGAGGACACCTCCATGATCGTCATGGAGCACGAGAACGGCGTCCTCTCCTACGTGGGCGGCGGCTGGGCCTGCCCCTGGGCCTTCCACATGAACGTCCACGGCACCAAGGGGGTGGCCCACTTCCGCATCACGGGCCAGCAGTGGCGCGATCCCTCCAAGGCCCCCGAGCCCATCCGGCTGCGCATCGACCGCGACCCGCTCGGGAAGGACACGGTGCACGACATGCCCGAGGGCGACATGTTCCGGGACGCGCTGGAGGACTTCGCCTCCTGCGTGCGCGAGGGCCGCTCGCCCGAGGTGGACGGCCG harbors:
- a CDS encoding Gfo/Idh/MocA family oxidoreductase: MAFEPVRVASMGLGRWANVLADAALRGGKIRLVSCFSRTPEKRREFSRRYGTREAVAFDEFLKDPEVEAVILTTPNHNHLEHIEALASAGKHVYCEKPIAHSLEHARRIVQAVERAGVKLAVGHSARRLAPSRKLKALIEAGEIGKVSMCESNFCTERGLELNPAMWRASGELNPTGVVIQLSIHHIDTLRYLNGPVRTVIGRLKRMHATADVEDTSMIVMEHENGVLSYVGGGWACPWAFHMNVHGTKGVAHFRITGQQWRDPSKAPEPIRLRIDRDPLGKDTVHDMPEGDMFRDALEDFASCVREGRSPEVDGRAAYEALAVVYAAAESSRAGRAVELGPFMA